The segment GTGGTGGGCTTCGCTGCCACAGCTGTGCTTTTCCCTCTGAATGAAACCAGACTACAGAAATGACAgcagtttttaataaataaactgccACTTGTGTATTTACTCATCTCCTACTGATCATGTTCATGAATAGCTAAAGATAATAATTCTCTATTTGGTGGTTTTCTAATCGAACGCTGGATTTGTTTCAATTTGAAGGtctccacattttttttcccaaataaaattatttaactgACTTCAAATCCACAATTTCCACAACCTTCCATACCTCTTAGCTTCTTCATCGTTTCTGTTCTTGAGCACAACCGCCCTTTGAGCAGCGAATGAAGAAAGGGGTCTGTAACAGAGATTAATGCTTGATTAGAGCTCGGTATCTCTCTGCATCAACATGACGCCAAACCAAAGCCATTCACAAGCATTCTGAATGCAGGTAGATGGATAATGTAACGTCCCACCTTAGTGAAAAGGAGCCGAGTGTGGCAAGGCGAGGAACTGAAAGACCAAAAAACATTAACGGATCATTAACAAGAATAAAACGGATGCCAGAACTTTGAAAAATACCTCTGTAatcatcatatttatttgtctgggggcaaaacaaccaaaaattaTAACTAGTTTTTCAACTACAGATACTGAGACCTGAGAAATGCTGAACTGATTATGAATTTATTGACTCAATATATACATGAGGATGTTACATAAGCATGTCACAGATCTTAAACTTGAAAACACCTTTACATTGTTGTATAagaatttattttcaatttgcaTACGATCAGCTCAGTTTGTAAAACAGTGAGTATTGCGTAAGTATCGCGCACTAAAAATACCCTGAGCTCTAATATGAACATTGGAGTTAAGATGGAAAATAATGCATAACATTCTCAACAATAAGTTCTGAAACTAGAAATATTTCAGACTACATGGTATTCCAGGGAATGATATCCATTAGCACTCTATAACAAACAGAACACGTTCTGCTGCATTACCTGTGACAAATTTAAATGGTTTTGGGGTAAGATCGTTTTGAATATGCTGCCTTGCCAGTTCTTATTTACCAACGTTCCATTTCGATTCCCATCAGAAACATCCTACACTCATTATCAAGTTTATaaggaacacctgtacattcAAGCAGTTTTCTAGGAATCACTCAATTATTtagtggcagcagcacaatgaatAAAATCACTGTTACAAGTCAAAGGCATTgggtaatgttcacatcaaacgaATGGGGAAAAAGGTGTGATCTTGATGACTTTGTTGGTTACAGATGGGCCGGGTTGAGAAATTCAGAACTTCTTGTTCTTATACAAAATTCTCAACGTAGAGCGGTGCAAATAACATTGAGGGAAAGCCTCTGTGAAAGGAAACACCTTGATAAAAGACTGCTTTCACCTGCCATAAAGGATAGAGTAACTCTCATGATCACTCTTTACaaatgtggtgagcagaaaagcaattCAGAACATGAGACACATCGAACCTTGAAGTCAACAGGCTACAAGAGCAAAAGACCAGTTCAGTGGAATCTAACACAATCATGAGCAAAGAGATCAGACTATTTCTCCATTCTTTGGAGAGATAGAGGTTTGATGTGAacactgaagctcttgaccagCATGATTTTATCaactgtgctgctgccacatgagtGGCTGATTAGAGAACTGCATTAATATGCAGATATGGAGGTGTTACAATAAAATGGACAGTGAGTGTATATAGTATTAATTCGGCATTTTCACAGTTCCCTATCATAACCACTGGAACACACAAGGTCGTAATCAGGAGCTCTTTACTGTGACTTATGAACTTATTTGAAGGCACCGTTTACTCCAGGCTTTAACTATCACTCATAACTCTGATTACATGTTGATTATAAGAGTACACTGGTGCATTACACTGAAGAGTTAACTGAATAGAAAGAATACACTGAAGTATCATGATTCCAATTCCAAATGCTCTTTTATAAGGAGCAGGAAGACTTTAGAGATCATTCACAGGTTTGCTCTTTTACACATCACATCTGTAGCTCTGCTAGCCGTGAGTTAAATACAAGGTCAgggaacaaaacacaaaaaagagcCAAGAATATGAACAAACCTACAGCAGAATTTAACCCAAACATTTGCATTAGTTACCGCTTATTGCTCATATTAGAGGGTAAATCAGGCAGCTCTGTTTTTATAACGAAAACATGCCAGATTTTGCTTTTGCGAGACTCACCAACCAACGCCGCCATATTTACACAACACAACTTCCGGTGCTTCTTCTTCTCTTGTAACGGAAACTGGGACACGCGAAAACACGACTCCATCTGCTGGATGTAGCAGGAAATGTGTTAATAAATCTGAAGCAGTCGGTTATATTTCCTCAAAACTTTCCACcagtttttgttatttattttctcgTAAGCATCAAGTCTGAGTTTCTGTTTGCGAGTCTTCATGTAAATTTtgggcatttggcagacccccttGTCCAGGCGTGTTTCATTCATACATCATTTGTGATGTCATGTACTGATGTTGGATGAAGGCTCCTGACCTATAACCGACATCCGAGTTTCTCCTAAAGGTGTTTAGGTGTGAAGGCCACTTGAGGTTCTCCTAATCAAACTGGTGGAACCGTGTTATTTATATAGTTCGCTTTGTGCAGTGGCACTGGCATGCTGTACCAAGAACAAATCCCTCCTCGAACTGTTGCCCCAAACAGTAGAAGCATGGTCTTAATCTTTTTATGCTATAGGAGTGCAAACATCTCACAATGAAACCTTTCCTCCTTTGTCCATCTTTTTCTGTTCTCATGTACAATTGTATTTTGCTTCAGAGCCTTTTTAACGTCAGTGTCAACACTCATTCCATCCTGTTCACCTTTGGCTTCTTCTAGTGTAGAGAATATTTTGGCGATACATTCtcaaaaacaacacagaatGATATATTATCCTTCACATGTACCCGTACAGCACCGGATTGCAGCAGAAACaattactatacacacacacacacacacacgcacacacacacacaatgtataaCTGCTGAACTACATTTCGGTACCCAGACGAtgtttttcaaacaaacaaattttattgtttttgaagGAATTTAATCAGGTAGCAAAATCCAGGACATTTTATACAAGTGTGTATAAGTGCACAACTGTGACAATTACACACCATCCATTTTAAAGTGTCGCGTCAAAAGCAGCAATAATAAATTAGCATAAacacaataaattaaaaaggaaaaaaaaaaagcagaacaattAAAGCCATCACTCCAAACAAGGCTGGAGCTCCTTTATATTTAGTGAAAACTGCAATTCAATTGTAATATGATTCAATCTATATTACAGCCAAAGTACTATTATGTACAggaatttatatacaaaaatatggGATTTTAGTCTTCAGTGAGCAGGCTGTGAAAATGATCCGTCCTCCTCTTGAGCACCGTCCTGAAGTCCTTCTAAAAGTCAAAGCATTTGAGAgttaatttaatgtaaataatgtaaggATACTGAATAGAGTGTTCAAAACGGGATTTAATTGcttgtgtttattaataataaacaacagtgttttattgtgtttattgtataCGAGACAAACGATAGTTCTCACAGCTTGGATGAGCTTCTCCAAGGAAGGTATGAGTCTCTGGAGCTCTTTGTCCTCTTTGTCCCCACACCAGCTCTTTATGGCCATCGTGTTCATTAGCTGGAAGAAAACaggaaaatattttatcattatagttgttttttgtttaatatttaacaaaactgttacattaataataaaatatggcCACCAAAAACTGTGGAAGTGAAAGCTCATACGTGATACGGGAAAGTGTGAGGTGCGTTGTCCAGAATCACTGTTTTGGAAAGATCTCTTTCCAGCACCTCCAAGTCCTTAATATAGTGTCCAAGCACGCACGCACAGTCCTCCTGATACAGTCGATGTCTTTTACAGGGGAAGGAAATAGAAAATTACTttctttgacacacacacacacacacacacacacacacacacacacacacacacagttgctatcgtttattttagtaattgagtaTTCTATCGAGTAATCGAATAAGAGgtgattttctttattaaagagcaacacTAAATATACAGGAGAAAATAAGTCACATCTCCTAAAACTAACGTCATTTTTATAGCCGAAATTGCATATAAGAGTATCTGTTAAAACTAAACCTATTTAGtgaatttgtatatatttacattttgatgtgatatgacatcatgaataaaaataaattgcagaAAAAAGGGGGCTTTGGAAACTTTGTCTCTTAATTGGCCTGAATCCTACGATTCCTACGCCCGTTTCcccacataaaaacaaacaacttttTTTGCCTAATTCTAACTTTTTctttgcaatttaaaaaaaaagtcgacattTCTGGTGCCTCCACCAGTAACCATGTTGTCGGCCTGAAGTTTAAAGCTGTTGATGTATGAAggggctcctctgcttcatctgtcttgtttcgtctcctccagagctgattgttaaaaAGTTCTGTCCAGAGATCGAAGGCTTCGGTGTATACCATGCGATACTATTGATTATAGccgatttctttttaatgtgtcaagctttctggcactataGAGGGGTGACCCTGCCCGATTggataaaatattttgaaatacacTCAAATTGTAAGAAAAAAGGTGGAATTcggcaaactttttatttaatgtggtggaaacaggcttccatatgAATTTTCTCCCCCACTCCTCACTGTTTTCcctccattcatccatttttcattctgcgtTACCTGTCCTGAGCGTTTCAGAGTTTAGCAgatggtgcgtcagtaataatggtccgtgggaaacacggtgctctgtgtttagttaaatggatTCGATAATTTGCCTCTCTGAATGTTTGTAAtcgagttactcgaggaatcgttacaGCCCTACACATCACAGCAATAAAATCTTACACAGAAAGATCAAAAACACTTTACCTGAATAGCTTTTTTCTTGGGTCCAATATGTCCACGATCATTTCTGCATATTCCTTTTTAGCAGACGTGTAAATAAACATCTACAAACGATACATGGAAGAAAACATGGAATGCTTTTTCGAAACAGTTATAGTTGTTGTAAAGGTATTACTGtatcacactgttacacacgaACGTAACCGAGTATGGTTCCTTTCAATTGAATAGTTTTTGGTTTCAGCTGAGCTTAGATATCAGCTGAGCAAAGCCATGGCCTTGTCTACCTTAGAAATACTGATATTAAAtattctattcaattcatttttatttgtatagcgcttttaacaataaacattctctcaaagcagctttacacagataatgtgcttGTACAGTAATATACTTTCATATGAAGTCAATTTACCTCGAAATGTTTCACCATGGCTTGTAGAAACTCCTTCACATATGGCCTGAGAATCACATAGACCTGcgtttaaaagaaaatacaccagTAATTAAAAATCAAAGCTTTTAAACTACTTTCCATCCGactacaccaccacactggGGGGAATGAATAGTGATCTGTTCACAATGACCTTGTACTCCTGGTCTTGAAAGGCCGTGTTAAACGTGTATTCTGCATCCTCGATCCTGTTCAGGGAGCTGAACACCAGGGTTTCATCCTACGAAAGAGAAGCAATGAGAGTCCATTTAGATGATCAGAACTCAaactaaacatataaatatatctttaaaaaatctaaCTCGTAAAAAGCTCACCAAATCGAGCACCATGGTGGCTGCAGGTGTGCTTCTCGTCTTTGGTGGTATGTCTCGAAGAGTAGAAACTGCTCGGGACTGCGGTGACAGGTTTGGGATGTTTTTGATGAACGTGTATCTGTGGGCAATTGTACATGAAATGACCAAACAGTAgaatttccttttttcattattcattcGTGAatcttatatataattataaaaaataaaaaagccacaAGAAGGCATTTAAGCAGGAAATACAAAAAAGGAAGTGACACTCACGGACTGAACACCTCGTCGTTCTCTTCGTCTTCTGACAGCGAGCTGAAGGCACTGTATCCGAACACACACTGCTCAGGGCTGAACACTGCGCCTCTCCTCGTCCTCTCGTCTAGGAACGAAAAACACAGATGGCAGATGTTCTGCAGCATTGTTCAATATAAATGTTAACAGAATTCTTGTCTCTGCTAAAAAGCGTAAAATATGACGCAGCTTAACGCCATTGTTGCCAAGCCTCAGCAAGCAATGATGCCTGTGAATATTGAATTCATGAACCGCGTCTGCACTGAATGGATGCTGCAATCTTGTGGGAGTAGTCGAGGTACCTACTGTCTTTCGTGGGTGTGACAAACCGCACCACAGGAGAGTAAAGGCTGCGGGCAGCAGGGTTCACTGATGAGTAATGCTTTTCCCGGAGATGCTGCACGGGTGTCTTGAAGTCAGACTCTGCCCATGAAAGACGCATCAAATTCAAACTCCACAGCTAAATGTAACTTTCAGTTTGCTTAGATGTAAAAAGAACTGATTCACCACCAAACCAGACCACAATGACAATCTAACTCAAGCTTGTGTTTACCTTTAACCTCTTGTGGAGGAACAACCCTTTTTCTTCCACGTCTTAGGCGCGGACGCTTCACTACAGTCGGGACGGCGTCGCTGTACAAATTGGAGCAGTCCTTTAAAATCTTTACATCCTAAACACAAAATCACAGACGAAAACAATAACATAAAACATCTATATGCTCACAGAGCACTCTATTAGGAACACCATAGTAATACTGAGCCTTTTCCCTTTCCTCTCAAAACAACCAATTTTATGTAGCATGGATTCCCTTTGATATTTGGCATCATGTTGCCTACGCCTACAGCTTTTTCCCCCCTGTGCCCACATTGTTGATTCGGTTTCCTTTGACCGCAACACGTGACgcgatggctgaaatctgattggatagaaacggCATCATAAACAGACACTGCTTGAAGCAGCGTACTCGAGAGAAAagttatttaatacatattcaggaaaaaaaaacacctattaagtcagtgattctgatggTGTTTAAGCCAGCACTTACTGTGTTcagtgcatgtatgtgtgtgtgtatatatatatatatatatgaatgaaaaCACAGATTTGTAGCTCAGTCTAAATCAATCCACAAGACGTTTCACAATTTCCTTGTAGGTAAAGAAATGGAGTTGTTGAGAGAGGAGTTGTACAGCCAGACGCTAGTTTTTAGAGAACAGGAAACTGGCCTACATTGTTAACAAATCTTCTTATCTGATGGTTGACTTTCAATTTCCAAGCCGCTTACAGATACTATAACTCTCCACTGAATCAGTAATACCGCATGAGTCGTGTTGCTCTTTATTGTAAGAGAGATGAGTATCGCATTATAAGTATTATTCGGCTAGTTTAAAGCATGCTAGCTACAATAACAAACACAGCTGTGCTGTTGTGATAACTGACTAACTCTCTACCGGAGCTGCGATTTTAGACACGGTTACGGTTTTATCACAGGCATTAGTTATAGTAAAGTTGCGTGGATCTTTAAAGGTTCACCTGAGACTCGGGTTTACACTGATGCTGCTCGAAACGCGGTGCTCGACCGAGATCCTGTCGCCTGCGCCGCGGGGTGCTGGGCTGAGGAGAAGGGCTCTCCAGGGATATAATCCTCGACCGTAGTCTCATTATCGAACTTTTCCAGCAAGTTCAATTCCACTCGAACACTGAAAGACTAAAGCTGAGGCAATAATTAAGAAGAAAAGATTTACCGCGTCTATACagtgttgttattttttcccATGCAGGCCCAAGAACCCTAAACATGGCCGCCCCCTGGCTACTGATACAACGGTTTAAATCTGCCGGGAGGGGCGGAGCCAAGCCGCGCGTTCACAGTAAGGCTCAGTGGGCGGAGCACATGGCGTGCACGCGCGTCGCTTCCCTACACATCTCAACCTGTtcccaattacatttttattatagatttaaaACTTTCCACACATAcaatttaaatgatatatttttcaCTAGAGGAAGAACGATTATATGGTGCCATAAATTATGGTTATATGATAATGTTTACCAAAAATATTGGTTCCTTTTGTTGCAACTACAAACAAACCTTCTGAGGACGTTCCTGTGACAATCTCTCCTGGttttatatcaggaaatatatcaagaattattattattattattattattgttgttgtttttaatgagAGCGCTTTAACAAGAAGATTAACATTTATACAACGGTTAGTTTCAATGTGCACGTTAGTTGCAGATGCCAAAAGTGTCTAAaactgttattcatgctaaggggggatttttcaatgaaaaagtttaacatttgtacatttatagacTGACCAGGCATATTATTATGgtcaccaatcaggcataacatcatgACCACCTGCCTTATAATTTGCtaccaaaacagttctgaaccATTGGGCATTCATTCGCCAAACTCACCCAAATGCTTATGCTtggccatttttcctgtttctaacagtacaaaatgttcacttgctgcccactaacaggtgccatgattatttctttatcagtgtttataacattATGGCCGGTGAGTGaatgttataatattatgcctggtcagtgtatatgcctacatatatttgtttggtcaaagtaaatctccATACCTTTAAAATGaactagtttgttgcatatatatatatatatatatatatatatatatatatatatatatatatatatatatacacagcaaCATTCAGGTGTCTCTCAATACCCATAAAAGATGAGGTGTTTGCAAACTTTTGACAGccactgtatataataagaGCATCAAGATCATCTGCAGAAAGCTTGATAAACCAGATttcaatttattatattttcatatgCTTACAGTCAGAACTCTGAagttataataattacacaaatgacagttataaaaattaaaacttctataaaaaaaaaaattctacaatAAACCTTggttaaaattaaatgaatcaaATGTATAGCTTCCTATACATGAGCAAGCAGGACCAAGTTTAACAGAACAAATACAACCTTCAAACATGCTGCATATACTCAACTTTATTAGAAATAATCTGTTTTCATTTGTGAAATCTGAAATACAAAACTGGTTTTTGTTAAGTAGTAATATTAATTGTTCAAAGtcagaatattattatttgatttttttataaaacagtcAGGATGTTCTCCAATGttggaatacattttaaacttcaactgttgagcaaaCAAACTGCACTTCAGCAGACATTctttgaaacaaacaaaaatgaaaaagatatatatatatatatttaatatattcatatttaaaataaaattaattcacacaaaacacatttggGATTAAATAAGAGAAGTAAGTCAGAGGTGTCAGGAAGCTGTCGTACACTATTCCCTCAAGATACCGCAAAAAAGCCACGTGTTCTATATTTCAAAGAACACGTAAAAAGATGTATTTAAATTACTAATTTAGGCAAAGCCTCCAACAATGCCCATCCTCCTACTATTGTTTTGATAACTCATCTGAGTGAAATAAGTTTTATTTTGAAGgttttatcaaaataataactgtgaagaaaaaacctgtaaagaaaaactatttccacacagacacacacgcattcTAGCAGTGATGCAACTGACATTCTGTAACACCATTATAAAAGGTAGAATTATGTTTTGCGTACAAATAAATGTACCAAAATCCCTAAAATGAACATATCTATAGATGTGGAGGTAGACGTGTATTTCCTGAGATGATGTCAAATGCCTTGTTCCCCCCcccctgaaaaaaataaagtagttATGCATTTATGAAAATATGTTCATGAACTCTTCCACAGCTGGTACACATCCAGCCTGGTCACATCTTATTCAGACACAAAGAACGTGCTgcaagagaagaagaagaaacttgtggcaaataagaaaacattttgCCTTTTGGACATAGCTCTTGGATAGATTTCAAGGCCATTATTTGTTTTCAAAAACCTAAATTTTTTAAGGAAATGTTTAGCTGTTCATATCAACACCACTCTTAGTGTAACATTAAATTCTATgcaaaggaaacaaacaaacaaacaaaaaaaaaacaaacaaaaaagaaaacaattgtCAAAGCATAAGGCATCCCATAATAAGTGTAAGCTGTTCTGGTTGTCGTTGCAATATGCAGTACAGTTAAGTCAAATGTTGTCCATGTGATAGGTCATTTTTTGGGGTatatttttccactttttaaaggggtgtttaaaaaattatatatatataaataaaataaaattgcatctttcaataaaaaaatgcac is part of the Silurus meridionalis isolate SWU-2019-XX chromosome 9, ASM1480568v1, whole genome shotgun sequence genome and harbors:
- the ctdspl3 gene encoding CTD small phosphatase-like protein 2 — encoded protein: MRLRSRIISLESPSPQPSTPRRRRQDLGRAPRFEQHQCKPESQDVKILKDCSNLYSDAVPTVVKRPRLRRGRKRVVPPQEVKESDFKTPVQHLREKHYSSVNPAARSLYSPVVRFVTPTKDNERTRRGAVFSPEQCVFGYSAFSSLSEDEENDEVFSPYTFIKNIPNLSPQSRAVSTLRDIPPKTRSTPAATMVLDLDETLVFSSLNRIEDAEYTFNTAFQDQEYKVYVILRPYVKEFLQAMVKHFEMFIYTSAKKEYAEMIVDILDPRKKLFRHRLYQEDCACVLGHYIKDLEVLERDLSKTVILDNAPHTFPYHLMNTMAIKSWCGDKEDKELQRLIPSLEKLIQAKDFRTVLKRRTDHFHSLLTED